From Juglans regia cultivar Chandler chromosome 8, Walnut 2.0, whole genome shotgun sequence, the proteins below share one genomic window:
- the LOC108987225 gene encoding pentatricopeptide repeat-containing protein At2g15690, mitochondrial-like: protein MASLMTIRRARGRIEPSFFKVRLRNPSHSRNNNNQTISTSAIPDDYQRPSPPLQQQQQKAPFRGFQNQGQPDQWVPQNQGWNSQAQSKNYQDHGYPNQGHNFPNSGYPDQARGYSQHGNRNQWTPQYQNPNQVNTQTPSFQQPRAPKQWHNINQGYPTVQNPNQWSQQVQSPNRDQVVEDQTPVSSPPPPSIEDLIQFCETGKVKEAIELLEQGVKADWNCFRRLFHHCAESNSYENAKKVHDLLLQSTCRGDLPLNNKVIEMYGKCGGMTDARRVFDHMPDRDMQSWHLMINGYADNALGDEGLHLFEQMRQLGLKPTGETFLAVFSACASADAVEEAFIHFKSMKDECGINPGFEHYMGLLGVLGMCGHLNEAEELIERLPFEPMAEVWETLRNYARIHGDVDLEDRTEELMVALDSSKAVANKIPTPPPKRRTAISMLDGKNRISEYRNPTLYKDDEKLKASIGMKEAGYVPDTRYVLHDIDQEAKEQALLYHSERLAIAYGLISTPARTPLRIIKNLRICGDCHNAIKIMSKIVGRELIVRDNKRFHHFKDGKCSCGDYW from the coding sequence ATGGCGTCGCTCATGACTATCCGGCGGGCCCGAGGCCGAATAGAACCCTCTTTCTTCAAGGTACGCCTGAGAAACCCTTCTCATTCTCGCAACAACAACAATCAAACCATAAGCACCTCAGCGATCCCAGATGACTATCAGAGGCCCTCCCCACCActgcaacagcagcagcagaaaGCACCATTTAGGGGATTTCAGAACCAGGGACAGCCTGATCAGTGGGTCCCACAAAACCAGGGGTGGAATTCACAGGCGCAGAGCAAGAACTATCAGGATCATGGATACCCTAATCAGGGACACAACTTTCCCAACAGTGGCTACCCTGATCAAGCTCGGGGTTATTCTCAGCATGGAAACCGTAATCAGTGGACTCCTCAATATCAAAACCCTAATCAAGTAAACACTCAGACCCCAAGTTTTCAGCAACCCAGGGCCCCAAAACAGTGGCACAATATAAACCAAGGGTATCCAACGGTCCAAAATCCTAATCAGTGGAGCCAACAGGTCCAGAGCCCTAACCGAGACCAGGTTGTTGAGGACCAAACACCGGTTTCTTCTCCCCCTCCACCTTCGATTGAAGACCTTATTCAGTTTTGCGAAACAGGGAAGGTTAAGGAAGCTATTGAACTGCTAGAACAAGGGGTTAAAGCTGATTGGAACTGCTTCCGTAGGCTGTTTCACCATTGTGCCGAATCAAATTCTTATGAGAATGCAAAAAAGGTTCATGATTTATTGTTACAGTCGACTTGTCGGGGTGATCTTCCGTTGAACAATAAGGTGATTGAAATGTATGGGAAGTGTGGAGGCATGACCGATGCGCGGAGAGTGTTTGATCATATGCCAGATCGGGATATGCAGTCTTGGCATTTGATGATTAATGGGTATGCGGATAATGCTTTGGGTGATGAGGGGTTGCATTTGTTTGAGCAGATGAGGCAGCTTGGTTTGAAACCCACTGGGGAGACTTTTCTTGCAGTCTTTTCGGCTTGTGCCAGTGCGGATGCTGTGGAGGAAGCATTTATACATTTTAAGTCAATGAAGGATGAGTGTGGAATCAATCCAGGGTTTGAGCATTATATGGGGCTTCTAGGTGTACTTGGGATGTGTGGGCATCTTAATGAAGCAGAGGAGCTGATAGAGAGACTCCCATTTGAGCCAATGGCAGAGGTTTGGGAGACTTTGAGGAATTATGCTCGGATTCATGGAGATGTTGATCTTGAAGACCGGACTGAGGAGTTGATGGTTGCTCTTGATTCGTCAAAAGCTGTTGCTAATAAGATCCCTACCCCTCCACCCAAAAGGCGCACTGCAATCAGCATGCTTGATGGGAAGAATAGAATCAGTGAATATCGAAACCCAACTCTCTACAAGGATGATGAAAAGCTGAAGGCCTCCATTGGGATGAAAGAAGCAGGTTATGTGCCGGATACGAGATATGTTCTTCATGACATCGATCAAGAGGCCAAGGAGCAGGCCTTGCTCTATCATAGTGAGCGTTTGGCAATTGCATATGGTCTGATCAGTACTCCAGCAAGGACGCCTCTTAGGATCATCAAGAACCTCCGTATCTGCGGTGACTGCCATAATGCCATCAAGATCATGTCCAAGATCGTTGGGAGGGAACTAATTGTTAGGGACAATAAACGGTTTCATCATTTCAAAGATGGCAAATGTTCCTGTGGGGATTACTGGTGA